The following are encoded together in the Desulfococcus multivorans genome:
- a CDS encoding diacylglycerol/lipid kinase family protein yields MISCLVVVNPASGGGLARKRAAILCRGLSRSCRVAVIETRHRGDAAEMTARRGMDVDRVVAVGGDGTLNEVLNGLMRIGTGAHDRPELGFLPAGTANVAVQAFGFVQNPAAAVKFFLETDSRPVDVGVARFNDGERAFLLWLGAGFDAVVIDALNASRTGRMGLPGLIYGLPRMTAALGRYAAPPISVSVDGAFLGVAASVILANVRVMAFGAVVDGSADPFDGRLDVVAVPPGSRLNLLRVVRHMMTSGLSTLHGVRHRSGIRIRLAADDRVPLQLDGEPAGGLPAAVRLERGAVRLLLS; encoded by the coding sequence GTGATATCCTGTCTGGTCGTCGTCAATCCGGCATCGGGTGGGGGCCTGGCTCGGAAACGGGCCGCGATCCTTTGCCGTGGTCTTTCCAGGTCCTGCCGCGTGGCGGTGATCGAGACGCGTCATCGCGGCGATGCCGCAGAGATGACGGCCCGTCGGGGCATGGATGTGGACCGGGTTGTCGCGGTCGGCGGCGACGGCACCCTGAACGAGGTCCTGAACGGCCTGATGCGCATCGGCACCGGTGCTCATGATCGCCCCGAGCTTGGCTTTCTGCCGGCCGGAACGGCCAATGTCGCGGTTCAGGCCTTTGGATTCGTTCAGAACCCCGCGGCAGCCGTTAAATTTTTTCTCGAAACGGATTCCCGACCGGTCGATGTCGGAGTGGCCCGGTTCAACGACGGCGAGCGGGCGTTCCTGCTATGGCTCGGCGCCGGCTTCGACGCCGTCGTGATTGACGCGCTGAACGCCTCCCGCACCGGAAGGATGGGGTTGCCCGGCCTGATATATGGACTCCCCCGGATGACGGCGGCCCTTGGCCGCTATGCCGCACCGCCTATTTCGGTTTCCGTGGACGGGGCGTTTTTGGGCGTCGCCGCGAGTGTTATCCTGGCCAATGTGCGGGTAATGGCGTTTGGGGCCGTCGTCGATGGAAGCGCGGATCCCTTTGACGGCCGGCTCGACGTGGTGGCGGTTCCGCCGGGTTCCCGCCTCAATCTTCTTCGAGTTGTCCGGCACATGATGACATCGGGTCTTTCAACGCTCCATGGCGTTCGTCATCGCTCGGGAATACGGATCCGGTTGGCTGCCGATGACCGGGTGCCGCTTCAACTCGATGGGGAACCGGCGGGGGGTCTGCCCGCTGCCGTTCGGCTGGAACGGGGCGCGGTGCGCCTGCTGCTCAGCTGA
- a CDS encoding monovalent cation:proton antiporter family protein, protein MPHIPMLPDLIAVFACCVAAIFFCLRINLPAIVGVLVTGIVVGPSGFGIVSDVHAVEGIAELGVILLMFTIGLELSLGELKALKKPVLLGGGLQVVLTIILFFELDSLYGSSTGSAVLSGFLVALSSTAIVIKLLQERSELSAPHGRIALAVLIFQDIIVAPMMLLVPYLASDSPDMGRSLLMLAVKSIGVLGVIWVLARYVVRRLLLAVLRTRSRELFLLSVLVLCLAIAMFTAWVGLSISLGAFLAGLIIAQTDYALATLEGVHPFRDVFTSLFFVSIGMLLDLNFMWENLPLVLGTAGIVLVLKSIVAGGASMALGYPLRVAVLVGLSLSQVGEFSFVLAKVGSDAGLLSQERYQLFLAVSILTMLAAPFCIQGSHVLSRMVSGIPGLGKWRERSLAQNGVISGLKDHLIIVGFGLGGRQLANTAKSAAIPYCVVEMNPDTVRMEREKGEPIRHGDAGLPEVLKHLGVEKAKVVAVVVADPVSARRVTQVAKSINPAVTMVVRTRFVAEVEPLMALGADHVVAEEFETSLEIFARVLRTYLVPHATIEQFASQVREEGYQVLRRGEPMHNPMAMLDKSFSGFEVSGLTVEAGALLDGKTLIESELRRKHGLTVVAVQRGGKIYANPDGSFRLKAGDVAYLFASQEDVAAHRGLFQVRRKAWAEASG, encoded by the coding sequence GTGCCCCACATCCCCATGCTGCCCGATCTGATCGCGGTTTTCGCCTGCTGCGTGGCTGCGATATTTTTTTGTCTTCGAATCAATCTGCCTGCTATTGTCGGCGTCCTTGTCACGGGCATCGTTGTAGGGCCCAGCGGTTTCGGCATTGTGAGCGATGTCCATGCCGTGGAGGGCATCGCCGAATTGGGCGTGATTCTGCTCATGTTCACCATCGGCCTCGAACTCTCCCTGGGTGAGCTCAAGGCCCTCAAGAAACCGGTTCTGCTGGGCGGCGGACTTCAGGTGGTGCTCACCATCATCCTCTTTTTCGAGCTGGACAGCCTCTACGGCAGCAGCACGGGAAGCGCCGTTCTCTCCGGTTTTCTGGTGGCGCTCTCCTCCACCGCCATCGTCATCAAGCTGCTGCAGGAACGTTCGGAGCTGTCCGCGCCCCACGGGCGCATCGCCCTGGCGGTGCTCATCTTTCAGGACATCATCGTCGCGCCCATGATGCTGCTGGTGCCTTATCTGGCCTCGGACTCGCCGGACATGGGCCGATCCCTGCTGATGCTGGCGGTGAAGTCCATCGGGGTACTGGGGGTGATCTGGGTGCTGGCCAGATACGTGGTGCGACGGTTGCTTCTGGCCGTGCTGCGGACGCGAAGCCGGGAGCTGTTTCTCCTGAGCGTGCTGGTGCTGTGCCTGGCCATTGCCATGTTCACGGCATGGGTGGGATTGTCCATTTCCCTGGGCGCGTTTCTGGCAGGGCTCATCATTGCCCAGACGGATTACGCCCTCGCGACGCTGGAAGGGGTGCACCCTTTCCGCGACGTCTTCACCAGCCTCTTCTTCGTTTCGATCGGCATGCTCCTGGATCTCAATTTCATGTGGGAGAACCTGCCGCTGGTTCTGGGGACGGCGGGCATCGTCCTGGTCCTCAAGTCCATTGTGGCGGGCGGAGCGTCCATGGCCCTTGGATATCCCCTGCGCGTCGCCGTGCTGGTGGGACTCTCCTTGTCCCAGGTGGGAGAATTCTCTTTCGTGCTGGCCAAGGTGGGATCGGATGCCGGCCTGCTCTCCCAGGAGCGTTACCAGCTTTTCCTCGCGGTGAGCATCCTGACGATGCTGGCCGCGCCGTTCTGCATACAGGGATCCCATGTCCTGTCCAGGATGGTCTCCGGCATACCCGGGCTCGGCAAATGGCGTGAGCGGAGCCTGGCCCAGAACGGCGTGATTTCCGGGTTGAAGGACCACCTCATTATCGTCGGGTTCGGCCTGGGGGGACGGCAATTGGCCAACACGGCCAAAAGCGCCGCCATCCCTTACTGCGTGGTGGAGATGAACCCGGACACCGTTCGCATGGAGCGTGAAAAGGGCGAGCCCATTCGCCACGGCGACGCCGGGCTGCCCGAGGTTCTCAAACATCTGGGGGTGGAGAAGGCCAAGGTGGTGGCCGTCGTGGTGGCCGACCCCGTCTCGGCCCGCCGGGTGACCCAGGTGGCCAAGTCCATCAATCCCGCTGTCACCATGGTGGTGCGCACCCGCTTCGTTGCGGAGGTGGAGCCGTTGATGGCCCTGGGGGCGGACCATGTCGTGGCCGAAGAGTTCGAGACTTCCCTTGAAATCTTTGCCCGTGTGCTGCGGACGTATCTCGTACCGCATGCCACCATCGAGCAGTTCGCATCCCAGGTGCGTGAAGAAGGCTACCAGGTGCTGCGTCGGGGCGAGCCCATGCACAACCCCATGGCCATGCTGGACAAATCCTTCTCCGGCTTCGAGGTGAGCGGCCTCACTGTGGAGGCCGGGGCTCTGTTGGACGGCAAGACCCTGATTGAAAGCGAATTGCGAAGGAAGCACGGCCTTACGGTGGTGGCTGTACAACGCGGCGGAAAGATCTACGCCAATCCCGACGGCAGCTTCCGTCTGAAAGCCGGGGACGTGGCCTACCTGTTTGCCTCCCAGGAGGATGTGGCCGCCCACAGGGGGCTATTCCAGGTGCGACGCAAGGCCTGGGCCGAGGCGTCGGGCTGA